In Bos indicus isolate NIAB-ARS_2022 breed Sahiwal x Tharparkar chromosome 2, NIAB-ARS_B.indTharparkar_mat_pri_1.0, whole genome shotgun sequence, a single genomic region encodes these proteins:
- the SESN2 gene encoding sestrin-2 isoform X2 has translation MIVADSECRAELKGYLPGAGEVLQEGAESLEQHLGLEALMSSGRVDNLAVVMGLHPDYFTSFWRLHCLLLHTDGPLANSWRHYIAIMAAARHQCSYLVGSHMAEFLQTGGDPEWLLGLHRAPEKLRKLSEINKLLAHRPWLITKEHIQALLKTGEHSWSLAELIQALVLLTHCHSLASFVFGCGILPEGDPEGSPAPQAPSPPSEQSTPPSRDSLNHSGGFEAARDVEALMERMRQLQESLLQDEGASQEEMESRFELEKSESLLVTPSVDILEPFANPDMLCFVEDPTFGYEDFTRRGTQAPPTFRAQDYTWEDHGYSLIQRLYPEGGQLLDEKFQAAYSLTYNTIAMHSGVDTSVLRRAIWNYIHCVFGIRYDDYDYGEVNQLLERNLKVYIKTVACYPEKTTRRMYNHFWRHFRHSEKVHVNLLLLEARMQAALLYALRAITRYMT, from the exons ATGATCGTTGCGGACTCCGAGTGCCGCGCGGAGCTGAAGGGCTACCTGCCCGGGGCCGGAGAG GTCCTGCAGGAGGGAGCTGAGAGCCTCGAGCAGCACCTGGGGCTGGAGGCGCTGATGTCCTCGGGCCGGGTGGACAACCTGGCCGTGGTGATGGGCCTGCACCCGGACTACTTCACCAGCTTCTGGCGCCTGCACTGCCTGCTGCTGCACACGGATGGGCCCCTGGCCAACTCCTGGCGCCACTACATCGCCATCATG GCTGCTGCCCGCCACCAGTGTTCCTACCTGGTGGGCTCCCACATGGCCGAGTTCCTGCAGACTGGCGGTGACCCTGAGTGGCTGCTTGGCCTCCACCGCGCCCCTGAGAAACTGCGCAAGCTCAGCGAGATCAACAAGCTGCTGGCCCATCGGCCATGGCTCATCACCAAGGAGCACATCCAG GCCTTGCTCAAGACGGGCGAGCACAGCTGGTCCCTGGCTGAGCTCATCCAGGCCCTGGTCCTGCTCACACACTGCCACTCACTGGCGTCCTTCGTGTTCGGCTGTGGCATCCTCCCTGAGGGGGACCCTGAGGGCAGCCCCGCCCCACAGGCCCCTTCACCCCCCAGTGAGCAGAGCACACCCCCCAGCAGGGACTCGCTGAACCACTCCGGG GGCTTTGAGGCCGCCCGCGACGTGGAAGCTCTGATGGAACGCATGAGGCAGCTGCAGGAGAGCCTGCTGCAGGATGAGGGCGCCTCGCAGGAGGAGATGGAGAGCCGCTTTGAGCTGGAGAAGTCAGAGAGCCTGCTGGTGACCCCCTCAG TGGACATCCTGGAACCCTTTGCAAACCCAGATATGCTGTGCTTCGTGGAAGACCCCACTTTTGGATATGAGGACTTTACCCGGCGGGGGACTCAGGCACCCCCCACCTTCCGTGCCCAG GATTATACCTGGGAAGACCATGGCTATTCACTGATCCAGCGGCTCTACCCTGAGGGTGGACAGTTGCTGGATGAGAAGTTCCAGGCAGCCTATAGCCTCACCTATAACACCATCGCCATGCACAGTGGAGTAGATACCTCCGTGCTCCGCAGGGCCATCTGGAATTACATCCACTGCGTCTTTGGCATCAG ATATGATGACTATGACTACGGGGAGGTGAACCAGCTCCTGGAGCGGAACCTCAAGGTCTATATCAAGACAGTGGCCTGCTATCCGGAGAAGACCACCCGAAGAATGTACAACCACTTCTGGAGGCACTTCCGCCACTCAGAGAAG GTCCACGTGAACTTGCTGCTGCTGGAGGCCCGCATGCAAGCCGCCCTGCTCTATGCCCTTCGCGCCATCACCCGTTACATGACCTGA
- the SESN2 gene encoding sestrin-2 isoform X3, which yields MIVADSECRAELKGYLPGAGEEQRESRVRRGPRGPSAFIPVEEVLQEGAESLEQHLGLEALMSSGRVDNLAVVMGLHPDYFTSFWRLHCLLLHTDGPLANSWRHYIAIMAAARHQCSYLVGSHMAEFLQTGGDPEWLLGLHRAPEKLRKLSEINKLLAHRPWLITKEHIQGFEAARDVEALMERMRQLQESLLQDEGASQEEMESRFELEKSESLLVTPSVDILEPFANPDMLCFVEDPTFGYEDFTRRGTQAPPTFRAQDYTWEDHGYSLIQRLYPEGGQLLDEKFQAAYSLTYNTIAMHSGVDTSVLRRAIWNYIHCVFGIRYDDYDYGEVNQLLERNLKVYIKTVACYPEKTTRRMYNHFWRHFRHSEKVHVNLLLLEARMQAALLYALRAITRYMT from the exons ATGATCGTTGCGGACTCCGAGTGCCGCGCGGAGCTGAAGGGCTACCTGCCCGGGGCCGGAGAG GAGCAGAGGGAGAGCCGGGTCCGACGAGGCCCCCGAGGGCCCAGCGCCTTCATTCCAGTAGAGGAG GTCCTGCAGGAGGGAGCTGAGAGCCTCGAGCAGCACCTGGGGCTGGAGGCGCTGATGTCCTCGGGCCGGGTGGACAACCTGGCCGTGGTGATGGGCCTGCACCCGGACTACTTCACCAGCTTCTGGCGCCTGCACTGCCTGCTGCTGCACACGGATGGGCCCCTGGCCAACTCCTGGCGCCACTACATCGCCATCATG GCTGCTGCCCGCCACCAGTGTTCCTACCTGGTGGGCTCCCACATGGCCGAGTTCCTGCAGACTGGCGGTGACCCTGAGTGGCTGCTTGGCCTCCACCGCGCCCCTGAGAAACTGCGCAAGCTCAGCGAGATCAACAAGCTGCTGGCCCATCGGCCATGGCTCATCACCAAGGAGCACATCCAG GGCTTTGAGGCCGCCCGCGACGTGGAAGCTCTGATGGAACGCATGAGGCAGCTGCAGGAGAGCCTGCTGCAGGATGAGGGCGCCTCGCAGGAGGAGATGGAGAGCCGCTTTGAGCTGGAGAAGTCAGAGAGCCTGCTGGTGACCCCCTCAG TGGACATCCTGGAACCCTTTGCAAACCCAGATATGCTGTGCTTCGTGGAAGACCCCACTTTTGGATATGAGGACTTTACCCGGCGGGGGACTCAGGCACCCCCCACCTTCCGTGCCCAG GATTATACCTGGGAAGACCATGGCTATTCACTGATCCAGCGGCTCTACCCTGAGGGTGGACAGTTGCTGGATGAGAAGTTCCAGGCAGCCTATAGCCTCACCTATAACACCATCGCCATGCACAGTGGAGTAGATACCTCCGTGCTCCGCAGGGCCATCTGGAATTACATCCACTGCGTCTTTGGCATCAG ATATGATGACTATGACTACGGGGAGGTGAACCAGCTCCTGGAGCGGAACCTCAAGGTCTATATCAAGACAGTGGCCTGCTATCCGGAGAAGACCACCCGAAGAATGTACAACCACTTCTGGAGGCACTTCCGCCACTCAGAGAAG GTCCACGTGAACTTGCTGCTGCTGGAGGCCCGCATGCAAGCCGCCCTGCTCTATGCCCTTCGCGCCATCACCCGTTACATGACCTGA
- the SESN2 gene encoding sestrin-2 isoform X1 translates to MIVADSECRAELKGYLPGAGEEQRESRVRRGPRGPSAFIPVEEVLQEGAESLEQHLGLEALMSSGRVDNLAVVMGLHPDYFTSFWRLHCLLLHTDGPLANSWRHYIAIMAAARHQCSYLVGSHMAEFLQTGGDPEWLLGLHRAPEKLRKLSEINKLLAHRPWLITKEHIQALLKTGEHSWSLAELIQALVLLTHCHSLASFVFGCGILPEGDPEGSPAPQAPSPPSEQSTPPSRDSLNHSGGFEAARDVEALMERMRQLQESLLQDEGASQEEMESRFELEKSESLLVTPSVDILEPFANPDMLCFVEDPTFGYEDFTRRGTQAPPTFRAQDYTWEDHGYSLIQRLYPEGGQLLDEKFQAAYSLTYNTIAMHSGVDTSVLRRAIWNYIHCVFGIRYDDYDYGEVNQLLERNLKVYIKTVACYPEKTTRRMYNHFWRHFRHSEKVHVNLLLLEARMQAALLYALRAITRYMT, encoded by the exons ATGATCGTTGCGGACTCCGAGTGCCGCGCGGAGCTGAAGGGCTACCTGCCCGGGGCCGGAGAG GAGCAGAGGGAGAGCCGGGTCCGACGAGGCCCCCGAGGGCCCAGCGCCTTCATTCCAGTAGAGGAG GTCCTGCAGGAGGGAGCTGAGAGCCTCGAGCAGCACCTGGGGCTGGAGGCGCTGATGTCCTCGGGCCGGGTGGACAACCTGGCCGTGGTGATGGGCCTGCACCCGGACTACTTCACCAGCTTCTGGCGCCTGCACTGCCTGCTGCTGCACACGGATGGGCCCCTGGCCAACTCCTGGCGCCACTACATCGCCATCATG GCTGCTGCCCGCCACCAGTGTTCCTACCTGGTGGGCTCCCACATGGCCGAGTTCCTGCAGACTGGCGGTGACCCTGAGTGGCTGCTTGGCCTCCACCGCGCCCCTGAGAAACTGCGCAAGCTCAGCGAGATCAACAAGCTGCTGGCCCATCGGCCATGGCTCATCACCAAGGAGCACATCCAG GCCTTGCTCAAGACGGGCGAGCACAGCTGGTCCCTGGCTGAGCTCATCCAGGCCCTGGTCCTGCTCACACACTGCCACTCACTGGCGTCCTTCGTGTTCGGCTGTGGCATCCTCCCTGAGGGGGACCCTGAGGGCAGCCCCGCCCCACAGGCCCCTTCACCCCCCAGTGAGCAGAGCACACCCCCCAGCAGGGACTCGCTGAACCACTCCGGG GGCTTTGAGGCCGCCCGCGACGTGGAAGCTCTGATGGAACGCATGAGGCAGCTGCAGGAGAGCCTGCTGCAGGATGAGGGCGCCTCGCAGGAGGAGATGGAGAGCCGCTTTGAGCTGGAGAAGTCAGAGAGCCTGCTGGTGACCCCCTCAG TGGACATCCTGGAACCCTTTGCAAACCCAGATATGCTGTGCTTCGTGGAAGACCCCACTTTTGGATATGAGGACTTTACCCGGCGGGGGACTCAGGCACCCCCCACCTTCCGTGCCCAG GATTATACCTGGGAAGACCATGGCTATTCACTGATCCAGCGGCTCTACCCTGAGGGTGGACAGTTGCTGGATGAGAAGTTCCAGGCAGCCTATAGCCTCACCTATAACACCATCGCCATGCACAGTGGAGTAGATACCTCCGTGCTCCGCAGGGCCATCTGGAATTACATCCACTGCGTCTTTGGCATCAG ATATGATGACTATGACTACGGGGAGGTGAACCAGCTCCTGGAGCGGAACCTCAAGGTCTATATCAAGACAGTGGCCTGCTATCCGGAGAAGACCACCCGAAGAATGTACAACCACTTCTGGAGGCACTTCCGCCACTCAGAGAAG GTCCACGTGAACTTGCTGCTGCTGGAGGCCCGCATGCAAGCCGCCCTGCTCTATGCCCTTCGCGCCATCACCCGTTACATGACCTGA